Sequence from the Alphaproteobacteria bacterium genome:
GCAAATTTTGTGGCCTTACCAATAGCAATAGGAAGCATTCCGGTTGCAAAAGGATCTAAGGTACCCAAATGCCCAACTTTGCATTTTGTAATTCTACGGATTTTTGCAACTACATCATGCGAAGTGCATCCTTCGTCTTTATTTACTAATAGAAAACCATTCATCTTCGTATCTTACAAGCTAATGCATGACACTCTAAACCCTCATCTTCTGCAATAATTATAGTTTCATCTGCTAAATTTTGAAAAGCTTGTTTATTACATTCTATAATAGAGCTGCGTCTTAAAAAATCATAAATAGATAGACCAGAAGAAAATTTAGCAGAGCCATATGTTGGTAAGACATGACTTGGACCTGCTAAATAATCACCCATAGATTCTGTAGAGTAAGGACCTATAAATATAGCACCTGCGGTAGTAATATTATCTACAAAATATTGATTGTTATTAGTAACTAACTCCATATGCTCTGGAGCTAAATTATTTGCAATTCTTACTGCTTCTTGCTTGTCTTTTACAATTTCTATAATTTTATTGTTATGCCAACTGAAAGAAGCTATTTCTTGGCGTTTTAATTTAGGCAGAATTTTAGCTACATGTGCTTCAACATTAGCTGCCAAAGTTTTAGAATCAGTAATTAAAATTGGTCTGGCTAATTTATCATGTTCTGCTTGTGATAATAAATCATACGCTAGATATTCAGGATTTGCGCTATCATCTGCTATAATTAATATTTCAGAAGGACCAGCTATTGAGTCGATGCCAACATCACCATATACTTGTTTTTTAGCCTCTGCTACATATGCATTACCTGGCCCTACAATTTTATTTACTTTACTAATAGATTCAGTGCCATAAGCAAGAGCTGCTATAGCTTGCGCTCCTCCTACTTTGTAAATATTTTCAATTCCACAAATTTTACAAGCTGCTAAAACAGTTTTGTTATATTTACCACCTGGGCATGGCATAGTTAAATTAATGTTTTTTACACCAGCAACCTCTGCAATTGTAGCAGTCATTAAAACACTACTTGGGTATGATGCGAGACCTCCTGGCACATATATCCCAACAGATTCTAAAGGGTACCATTTCCAACCAGTTACAACTCCATCACTATCTTTATGGGAACTATCTTTTGGCATTTGTCTGAGATGGTAAGCCTTAATTCGATCATATGCTTTTTGAAGAGCATTTTTAATGTTATCGGCGCTACTCTCATATGCTTCCTCTATTTCTAGAGTAGAAAATTTGATGTTTTCTTCATTAAGCATAAAATTATCTAGCTTTGCCGTGTAACTAAATAGTGCTTTATTTTTATTCGCTTTAATTTCTGCAATTATAGCAGAAACTACATTACCTACATTATTCATTAGTAAACCTTTTAATGATATCTAGCATTTGTTTATTATTAGTGACTATGCTGTTGTTATTTGCAATTAGTTTTGAGGTTATATTTAATATCACCTCTTTCTCTACTAAATTATTCTCTTTCAGAGTTTTACCTGAGCTAACTAAATCAGCGATAACATCACACAAACCCAAATTTACAGCTAGCTCAATAGAGCCATTTAATTTGATGGTTTCAATTTTTTTGTTTATATTTGAAAAAAAACTTTTGGTTAAATTAGGGTACTTAGTTGCTACTATTAGATTCTCTTTTTCATAAAAGTTAAAATTGCTTTTACCAGCGACACTAAATTTGCATTTGCCAATATTAAGATCATTAGTAATAGTTAAATTATTATATTGAAACTCCTCGATAACATCAAGACCAGCTATACCCAAATCTGCGGCCCCATATGATACTAATGTTGCAATATCATAACTTCGACAAATTATAACTTTCAAAAAGCTTATGTTAGTAGAAAAAAGTAGTTTTCTAGTATTAGCTTGTAAAAACTCAGATTCTATCTCTATAGCAAGCTTTTTAAGCAATGGCATTAAGTCAGATAAAATTCTTCCTTTAGGAAGAGCTAGAATAATATTTTCTTCTCTATTAATATTCACTTTAATTTTAAAAAATTCAGATTAACCTTAATTTGAATTCACATAAAATGCAATAAAGATGGTTTTAGCGTATCAAGTAACAGAGCCTGTAGAGGCAAAAAAGTTTAAAATAAAAAAAATTACTCTGCCAGACTTAAAACCAAATGAAGTTAGGGTAAAAAATCACTTTGCAGCAGTTAATCATTTTGATGTACATCATAGAAATGGACAATACCCTCTTACAAACTACCCTCAAACTCTGGGAGTTAGTGGTTCTGGCGAAATTATTAAGCTTGGTTCAGCTGTGAGGAATTACAAAGTTGGCGATAAGGTAATATATGCTACTAACTTTATTGGCTCTTATGCGGAAGAAGTTAATATTAACGCAAACATATTATTCTCACCTGATAAAAATACCTCATTAGAAACACTTACAGCCATAAGCTTGCCATGTATTTTTGCCCATGCATTACTTACTAATGTTTACTCAGTTAAAAAAAACAACAATGTTTTTGTAACAGGCGCAACTGGTGGAGTTGGCAATATATTAGTGCAGATGCTTAATTCTCTAGGTGTTAATGTTTATGGTGTTGTTGGTAGTGATGAAAAAATAGCACAGGCAAAAGGCTTTGGTTGCAAATATGCTCTTAATTACAAAAAGGAAAGCTTCTTAAAAGAAGTTTTACAGGTAACAGGTAATAAAGGAGCTCATGTAATATATGACGCGTATGGTGAAAAATTTTATAAAAATGCAATAAAGATATTACAGCCAACTGGCATTCTAGTTAACTATGGGGACTCTACTGGAGTTATTCAAAATATGAATGCTTTAGAATTGTGGAAAAAAAGTTTGTTTTTTGTAAAACCGCATGCATCAGTTATTAGGTCTTACAAGCTTGATCGTATTGTTTCTAATGACTATATTTACAACGCATTAAAAGACAGGAAGATAATTCCTAAAGTTGAGGTAATAAACTTTAAGGATATTCCTAAAGCTCACACGAGAATTGAGAATGGAGAAGTAATTGGCAATATAGTTGCTAGGTTTTAAGTTAAGCTTAATAATGGTCGGGGCGGAGAGATTCGAACTCCCGACCCCCTGGTCCCAAACCAGGTGCGCTACCAGACTGCGCTACGCCCCGCTAATTAAAAAAGCTATACAAAAAAGTCATACGTCTTTACATTTAAATAAAATGCTAGATTATTCTATTTTTATTTAATTAAAATGCAAGTAGCTTTAAATAAAATTATAATAATTGGGGGTCCAACAGCATCTGGTAAGTCTGACCTAGCTATTATGTTGGCAAAGAATTTAGTAAAAGCTGAAATTATAAATGCGGATTCACTGCAGCTTTATAAAAACTTACCTATTCTTTCTGCCCAGCCAACTAAATCCACACAGCAATTAATTAAGCATCATTTTTATGGAATATTAGCTAATGATGAAAAATTTTCAGTAGCGGCGTGGCTTAATCTGGTTTGTGAAAAAATAACAGAAT
This genomic interval carries:
- the hisD gene encoding histidinol dehydrogenase, with the translated sequence MNNVGNVVSAIIAEIKANKNKALFSYTAKLDNFMLNEENIKFSTLEIEEAYESSADNIKNALQKAYDRIKAYHLRQMPKDSSHKDSDGVVTGWKWYPLESVGIYVPGGLASYPSSVLMTATIAEVAGVKNINLTMPCPGGKYNKTVLAACKICGIENIYKVGGAQAIAALAYGTESISKVNKIVGPGNAYVAEAKKQVYGDVGIDSIAGPSEILIIADDSANPEYLAYDLLSQAEHDKLARPILITDSKTLAANVEAHVAKILPKLKRQEIASFSWHNNKIIEIVKDKQEAVRIANNLAPEHMELVTNNNQYFVDNITTAGAIFIGPYSTESMGDYLAGPSHVLPTYGSAKFSSGLSIYDFLRRSSIIECNKQAFQNLADETIIIAEDEGLECHALACKIRR
- a CDS encoding ATP phosphoribosyltransferase; its protein translation is MNINREENIILALPKGRILSDLMPLLKKLAIEIESEFLQANTRKLLFSTNISFLKVIICRSYDIATLVSYGAADLGIAGLDVIEEFQYNNLTITNDLNIGKCKFSVAGKSNFNFYEKENLIVATKYPNLTKSFFSNINKKIETIKLNGSIELAVNLGLCDVIADLVSSGKTLKENNLVEKEVILNITSKLIANNNSIVTNNKQMLDIIKRFTNE
- a CDS encoding zinc-binding dehydrogenase; the protein is MVLAYQVTEPVEAKKFKIKKITLPDLKPNEVRVKNHFAAVNHFDVHHRNGQYPLTNYPQTLGVSGSGEIIKLGSAVRNYKVGDKVIYATNFIGSYAEEVNINANILFSPDKNTSLETLTAISLPCIFAHALLTNVYSVKKNNNVFVTGATGGVGNILVQMLNSLGVNVYGVVGSDEKIAQAKGFGCKYALNYKKESFLKEVLQVTGNKGAHVIYDAYGEKFYKNAIKILQPTGILVNYGDSTGVIQNMNALELWKKSLFFVKPHASVIRSYKLDRIVSNDYIYNALKDRKIIPKVEVINFKDIPKAHTRIENGEVIGNIVARF